A single genomic interval of Hevea brasiliensis isolate MT/VB/25A 57/8 chromosome 4, ASM3005281v1, whole genome shotgun sequence harbors:
- the LOC110654138 gene encoding uncharacterized protein LOC110654138, giving the protein MGSLKSTIHALTLFLSLSFVTCIAFAASGGRMGGNSFSKRSSPSSSSHSSHFSPSNHYYHHHYRHGSRGYSSLSSQNEKMKRGGSEIVDFSTWGVVVITTGMVGAVAVAVYFEYMNNKGSVIMVQVGLTGKAHSLQKELNEIAETTDTGSPNGWQFILTETTSALLRRPKYFISGYSSVKQHWSVENVEKSFGELSREERGKMDMESLVNVNNVKMQRAVTPKASKLGKEYIVVTVLIAAKGSYRVPAITSIHDMKDALRSLNIGSTNLLAVEVLWTAQDGNDTLSEEALLEDYPLLRPI; this is encoded by the exons ATGGGATCACTAAAATCAACAATTCATGCACTTACTCTGTTTTTATCACTATCCTTTGTTACATGCATCGCTTTTGCTGCTTCTGGCGGTAGAATGGGCGGCAACTCTTTCTCTAAGCGATCATCTCCATCATCATCTTCTCATTCCTCGCATTTCTCACCATCAAAtcattattatcatcatcatTATCGCCATGGAAGTAGAGGTTACAGTTCATTATCATCTCAAAATGAGAAGATGAAGAGGGGAGGAAGTGAAATTGTTGATTTTTCTACATGGGGTGTTGTTGTTATAACTACTGGCATGGTAGGAGCTGTTGCAGTGGCTGTCTATTTCGAATATATGAACAACAAAGGCAGCGTTATAATGGTCCAG GTTGGGTTAACAGGCAAGGCTCATTCACTTCAAAAAGAGCTCAATGAGATTGCAGAAACAACAGACACTGGTTCCCCAAATGGATGGCAATTCATACTGACAG AAACCACATCAGCTCTGCTTCGACGTCCAAAATACTTTATCTCTGGTTATTCATCT GTGAAACAGCATTGGAGTGTTGAAAATGTGGAAAAGAGCTTCGGAGAACTCTCAAGAGAAGAAAGAGGGAAAATGGACATGGAGTCTCTGGTTAATGTCAACAATGTCAAGATGCAAAGAGCAGTTACTCCTAAAGCTAGCAAACTTGGCAAAGAATACATTGTG GTGACAGTCCTGATAGCTGCTAAAGGTTCATACAGGGTTCCTGCCATTACAAGCATTCATGACATGAAAGATGCCTTGAGATCTTTGAATATTGGTTCAACCAACCTTCTG GCTGTAGAGGTGCTGTGGACTGCCCAGGATGGGAATGATACTTTGTCAGAAGAGGCACTGCTTGAAGATTACCCACTTTTGAGACCTATTTGA
- the LOC110654134 gene encoding uncharacterized protein LOC110654134, giving the protein MEEGRRSGDLSGIMVKNRSSSGCLIVRKKGNDGVGGVGSSGSRKVFGSKKDKKRARMDMSDSGSSDELLMPSRRRVGAETLRVCNGLSLYDEGIVEENDISRKRSRGENVRSNDVDVIGRNGDFSERKRNRLDVFEFDEYDVNDGEMMRRNRVDEGGMEGRRFFGSVMAGRSGIEREYETGSSRHPGVDRRKSSYFERTSGLHRANHGDRDGAHPPMSFYSDKYDSDEPIRVQGKNGVLKVMVNKKKVNGSLKSYDLLEAEEKRKGVRMKDTVKRNVLIGPSIYPESKSAEKASSFVGTLKKPMNTLRSSSAKNSSARNGNVRDHNSEDSGTSLKLGSKNMEARNSLKTPLPAKNPKGHEVDSEDSDTSLNPGLKNAKAPKSMIGASSDGEISPCNQLPSARIKEGKVKRGTGTEKQKLREHIRGMLLNAGWTIDYRPRRNRDYLDAVYINPTGTAYWSIIKAYDALLKQLNDEEEEAKSKADGSPFTPLSDEVLSQLTRKTRKKMEKEMKRKQRGESENARETAARKSSSSRHDEESMDSGSHEEKLSSFIKQGGKSLKSRTNGNSYLNVNTKGQSSTRQLHNGMEKIPSGSNSHQGRKSRKLGRCTLLVRNSNEGLNSESDGFVPYAGKRTLLSWLIDCGTVQLSQKVRYMNRRRTKVILEGWVTRDGIHCGCCSKILTVSKFEIHAGSKLRQTFQNIYLDSGVSLMECQIDAWNRQELVKHIGFHSVDVDGDDPNDDTCGLCGDGGDLICCDGCPSTFHQSCLGILMLPPGDWHCPNCTCKFCGVAGENISQGDDATGCELPTCSMCAKKYHKSCILEMDALSIDTNSSFCCFCGKTCRQLFEQLQKYLGVKNELEAGFSWSLIHRTDVDLDTSLQGLPQRVECNSKLAVALSVMDECFLPIVDRRSGINLIKNVLYNCGSNFNRLNYSGFYAAILERGDEIISAASIRFHGTQLAEMPFIGTRHAYRRQGMCRRLFCAIESALCSLKVQKLIIPAISELTHTWTGVFGFTTLDESLKQELKSMNMLVFPGIDMLQKQLLDQENIDGNTTTGSGAKGMEFKDGQSITPEVAVKSDIDSSAMHDDLNECDNGGLECASGTNDEVAATNSGSQCMGIPINDVSMISSSLDASLEPKNSLPLKETANADSGAGDKLDEAALEKKSECMSDTSHYDLDKMDNIEGSNSPAGDNTQSCIEGDVSPTNSDSRCLGFALDDTSVMSSSLVASNELKSLVSFERNTCADSESGDKLAELTSDRKCLIISDMSDDRQEENKPEVAALVKDNVQCCEEGDVGDAYALNLIESSSDEHKISISTEETKSVVCQLKNEFSELASNGKHHFDSGANHSAVEMETKPVADSPIDDRSLSSTEDVHTVNENADVACIEAVPPMTERTVDNSSEKVDKGPVLSVSTSSGTDGYSVQVKFEPKDEVAFEGGSKLDVASEAVSEAKHCEVSAPHTRADDFRTDVSEGKTESCSV; this is encoded by the exons ATGGAAGAGGGAAGAAGATCTGGTGACCTGTCAGGGATTATGGTGAAGAATAGGAGCTCTTCGGGCTGTTTGATTGTGAGAAAAAAGGGTAATGATGGTGTGGGAGGAGTGGGTTCTTCTGGTTCACGTAAGGTGTTTGGGTCCAAGAAAGACAAGAAGAGGGCTAGGATGGATATGAGCGATTCAGGGTCTAGTGATGAGCTGTTAATGCCATCTCGAAGAAGGGTAGGCGCTGAAACTTTACGGGTTTGTAATGGTTTGAGTCTTTATGATGAGGGTATTGTAGAAGAGAATGATATTAGCAGGAAGAGGAGTAGGGGAGAAAATGTTAGGAGTAATGATGTTGACGTGATCGGTAGGAATGGGGATTTCAGTGAAAGGAAGAGGAATAGGTTAGATGTGTTTGAATTTGACGAATATGATGTGAATGACGGAGAAATGATGAGGAGGAATCGCGTTGATGAAGGTGGGATGGAAGGAAGGAGGTTTTTTGGGTCAGTGATGGCGGGGAGAAGTGGCATTGAAAGGGAATACGAGACAGGATCCAGTAGACATCCTGGTGTTGATAGAAGAAAGAGTTCATATTTTGAGAGAACAAGTGGGCTACATCGGGCGAATCATGGTGACAGAGATGGGGCTCATCCACCTATGTCATTTTATAGCGATAAATATGATTCAGATGAACCCATTAGGGTTCaggggaaaaatggtgttttaaaGGTAATGGTGAACAAGAAGAAGGTGAATGGGTCTTTGAAAAGTTATGACCTCTTGGAAGCAGAGGAGAAAAGAAAGGGTGTGAGGATGAAAGATACTGTCAAGAGGAATGTTCTAATCGGTCCCTCTATTTACCCTGAGTCTAAAAGTGCTGAGAAAGCGAGTTCATTTGTTGGGACACTGAAAAAGCCAATGAACACGCTGAGATCATCGTCAGCTAAGAACTCATCCGCCAGGAATGGTAATGTAAGAGATCACAATTCTGAAGATAGTGGTACATCTTTAAAATTGGGATCGAAGAATATGGAGGCTCGTAATTCTTTGAAAACGCCATTGCCAGCTAAGAATCCTAAGGGCCATGAGGTAGATTCAGAGGACAGTGATACATCATTGAATCCGGGGCTAAAGAATGCGAAAGCTCCTAAATCTATGATAGGGGCAAGCAGTGATGGTGAAATAAGTCCATGCAATCAGCTTCCATCTGCTAGAATTAAAGAAGGGAAGGTTAAGCGTGGTACTGGAACAGAAAAGCAAAAGTTGCGTGAACATATAAGGGGGATGCTTCTGAATGCAGGCTGGACAATAGACTATAGACCAAGAAGGAACAGAGACTACCTAGATGCGGTTTACATAAACCCAACGGGAACAGCTTATTGGTCCATCATCAAGGCATATGATGCACTTCTAAAGCAATTAAATGACGAGGAAGAGGAAGCAAAATCTAAGGCTGATGGTTCTCCATTTACGCCACTATCAGATGAGGTGCTCAGCCAACTTACAAGGAAGACTCGGAAGAAGATGGAGAAAGAAATGAAAAGGAAGCAAAGAGGTGAAAGTGAGAATGCACGAGAAACTGCAGCAAGAAAGTCTTCAAGTTCCAGGCATGATGAGGAAAGCATGGACAGTGGAAGCCATGAAGAGAAACTGAGCTCCTTCATTAAACAGGGTGGTAAGTCATTGAAGAGTAGAACAAACGGTAACAGTTATCTCAATGTAAACACAAAAGGTCAAAGTTCTACTCGTCAACTGCATAATGGCATGGAGAAAATACCCTCTGGATCCAATTCTCATCAAGGAAGAAAAAGTAGAAAACTTGGCAGATGTACTTTGTTGGTACGGAATTCTAATGAAGGGCTAAACTCAGAGAGTGATGGCTTTGTTCCATATGCTGGCAAACGGACACTGCTTTCCTGGCTGATTGATTGTGGAACTGTTCAGTTGAGCCAAAAGGTGCGGTACATGAATCGCCGCCGAACAAAAGTAATACTGGAGGGCTGGGTAACGAGAGATGGTATTCATTGTGGTTGTTGTAGCAAAATCCTCACAGTTTCAAAGTTTGAGATCCATGCAGGGAGCAAACTACGCCAAACATTTCAAAATATATATCTTGATTCTGGGGTTTCCCTTATGGAGTGCCAGATTGATGCATGGAATAGACAGGAGTTGGTTAAGCACATTGGTTTTCATTCTGTAGATGTTGATGGTGATGATCCAAATGATGATACGTGTGGCCTTTGTGGAGATGGTGGGGATTTGATATGTTGTGATGGTTGTCCATCAACATTTCATCAGAGCTGCCTTGGTATACTG ATGTTGCCCCCAGGTGACTGGCATTGTCCAAATTGTACATGCAAATTTTGTGGGGTAGCCGGTGAAAATATTTCTCAGGGAGATGATGCAACTGGTTGTGAACTTCCTACTTGCAGCATGTGTGCAAAGAAAT ATCACAAATCATGCATACTGGAGATGGATGCTCTTTCTATCGATACCAATAGTTCATTTTGTTGTTTTTGTGGGAAGACATGTAGACAg CTTTTTGAGCAATTGCAGAAGTATCTTGGGGTCAAAAATGAGCTTGAAGCAGGATTTTCATGGTCTCTCATACATAGAACAGATGTAGACTTGGATACATCTCTCCAGGGACTTCCTCAAAGAGTAGAATGCAATTCAAAGTTGGCTGTTGCTTTGTCTGTTATGGATGAATGCTTTTTGCCTATTGTTGACAGGAGGAGTGGGATCAACTTAATCAAGAATGTTCTTTATAACTGTGG ATCAAACTTTAACCGGCTGAATTATAGTGGTTTTTATGCTGCTATTCTGGAGAGGGGTGATGAAATAATTTCTGCTGCATCCATCAG GTTTCATGGAACTCAGTTGGCAGAGATGCCATTCATTGGAACACGCCATGCATACAGGCGTCAAGGGATGTGCCGTCGGCTTTTTTGTGCCATTGAATCA GCACTCTGCTCCCTGAAGGTTCAGAAACTGATTATCCCTGCAATTTCTGAACTTACTCATACATGGACAGGGGTTTTTGGTTTCACCACTCTTGATGAATCACTCAAGCAAGAATTGAAGTCTATGAATATGTTGGTGTTCCCTGGTATAGACATGTTGCAGAAGCAGCTATTGGATCAAGAAAATATTGATGGAAACACGACTACAGGCTCAG GTGCGAAAGGGATGGAATTTAAAGATGGTCAAAGTATCACACCTGAAGTGGCAGTTAAATCTGACATTGATTCTTCAGCCATGCATGATGATCTTAATGAGTGTGATAATGGTGGTTTGGAATGTGCCAGTGGGACAAATGATGAAGTGGCTGCCACAAATTCTGGTTCACAATGTATGGGCATTCCAATAAATGATGTTTCAATGATTAGTAGTTCTTTAGATGCATCTCTTGAACCTAAAAATTCTTTACCGCTTAAGGAGACTGCAAATGCGGATTCTGGTGCAGGAGATAAGTTAGATGAAGCTGCTTTGGAGAAGAAAAGTGAATGCATGTCTGACACAAGTCATTATGATCTGGACAAGATGGACAATATAGAGGGTTCAAATTCTCCTGCTGGAGATAATACTCAGTCTTGTATTGAGGGTGATGTGTCTCCTACAAATTCTGATTCCCGATGTCTGGGTTTTGCCTTAGATGATACTTCTGTGATGAGCAGTTCTTTAGTTGCTTCTAATGAACTTAAAAGTTTAGTTTCATTTGAGAGGAATACATGTGCTGATTCAGAATCAGGGGACAAATTGGCTGAGTTGACTTCTGACAGAAAATGTCTCATCATCTCTGATATGAGTGATGATAGACAGGAGGAAAATAAACCAGAAGTGGCTGCTCTTGTCAAAGATAATGTTCAGTGTTGTGAAGAGGGCGATGTTGGTGATGCCTATGCGTTAAATCTAATTGAATCTTCTTCTGATGAACATAAAATCTCAATCTCCACAGAAGAGACTAAATCTGTTGTTTGTCAATTGAAGAACGAGTTTTCTGAACTGGCTTCCAATGGGAAACACCATTTTGACTCCGGTGCAAATCATAGTGCAGTAGAGATGGAAACTAAGCCTGTAGCGGATTCTCCCATTGACGATAGATCCCTGTCTAGCACAGAGGATGTACACACAGTAAATGAAAATGCTGATGTGGCTTGTATTGAAGCTGTCCCTCCCATGACAGAGAGAACTGTTGATAACTCCAGTGAGAAGGTTGACAAAGGTCCAGTCTTGTCTGTTTCCACGTCCAGTGGCACTGATGGGTATTCCGTGCAAGTTAAATTTGAGCCAAAGGATGAAGTAGCCTTTGAGGGGGGAAGCAAATTAGATGTGGCTTCAGAAGCTGTTTCTGAAGCAAAACATTGTGAAGTAAGTGCTCCACATACTCGTGCAGATGATTTCAGGACTGATGTGAGTGAAGGGAAAACTGAATCATGCTCTGTTTGA
- the LOC110654137 gene encoding imidazoleglycerol-phosphate dehydratase 1, chloroplastic isoform X2, whose protein sequence is MKTPFSVQSENYVVGSTVRQIRSSAAFYSFLSILTKNEKEMELRVPVHSLSNSSLPSLTKPKVRISQRKLVPVRITYPILSSTPIRMESQSPLRATPTEDHRSTVTSSSPIESGARQGRIGEVKRVTRETNVSVKINLDGTGIADSSTGIPFLDHMLDQLASHGLFDVHVRATGDIHIDDHHTNEDVALAIGTALGDRKGINRFGDFSAPLDEALIHVSLDLSGRPHLSYDLEIPTQRVGTYDTQLVEHFFQSLVNTSGMTLHIRQLAGRNSHHIIEATFKAFARALRQATEYDPRRLGTVPSSKGVLSRA, encoded by the exons ATGAAAAC aCCCTTCAGTGTTCAGTCGGAAAACTACGTCGTTGGTAGCACAGTTCGCCAGATTCGGTCAAGCGCTGCTTTTTATTCCTTCCTCAGCATTTTGACTAAAAACGAAAAGGAAATGGAGCTCAGGGTCCCTGTTCACAGCCTGAGCAACTCCTCATTACCTTCGCTAACCAAACCAAAGGTGAGAATTTCTCAGAGAAAACTAGTGCCTGTACGTATTACCTACCCAATCTTATCTTCAACTCCTATTCGAATGGAATCCCAATCGCCTCTCCGCGCCACCCCAACCGAAGACCATCGCTCCACAGTAACCTCGTCTTCGCCCATCGAATCCG GAGCAAGACAAGGTCGAATCGGAGAAGTGAAGAGAGTCACCAGGGAAACTAATGTCTCGGTGAAGATAAACTTGGACGGTACAGGAATTGCTGATTCTAGTACTGGAATTCCATTTCTCGATCACATGTTAGAT CAACTTGCTTCGCATGGGCTGTTTGATGTTCATGTGAGGGCAACTGGGGACATTCACATCGATGATCATCACACTAACGAAGATGTTGCTCTTGCTATAGGAACG GCTCTTGGTGACAGGAAAGGAATTAATCGGTTTGGTGACTTCTCAGCCCCTCTTGATGAGGCATTGATACATGTTTCATTG GATTTGTCTGGGCGGCCACATTTGAGTTATGATTTGGAAATTCCCACTCAGAGAGTTGGTACATATGACACTCAG TTGGTGGAGCACTTTTTCCAGTCTTTAGTGAATACTTCCGGTATGACACTTCACATTCGGCAG CTTGCTGGAAGAAATTCTCATCATATTATTGAAGCAACCTTCAAAGCATTTGCTAGAGCTCTTCGGCAAGCAACTGAATATGATCCACGTCGCCTTGGGACTGTGCCAAG TTCAAAAGGGGTGCTGTCACGAGCCTGA
- the LOC110654137 gene encoding imidazoleglycerol-phosphate dehydratase 1, chloroplastic isoform X1 has protein sequence MKTPFSVQSENYVVGSTVRQIRSSAAFYSFLSILTKNEKEMELRVPVHSLSNSSLPSLTKPKVRISQRKLVPVRITYPILSSTPIRMESQSPLRATPTEDHRSTVTSSSPIESGARQGRIGEVKRVTRETNVSVKINLDGTGIADSSTGIPFLDHMLDQLASHGLFDVHVRATGDIHIDDHHTNEDVALAIGTALLQALGDRKGINRFGDFSAPLDEALIHVSLDLSGRPHLSYDLEIPTQRVGTYDTQLVEHFFQSLVNTSGMTLHIRQLAGRNSHHIIEATFKAFARALRQATEYDPRRLGTVPSSKGVLSRA, from the exons ATGAAAAC aCCCTTCAGTGTTCAGTCGGAAAACTACGTCGTTGGTAGCACAGTTCGCCAGATTCGGTCAAGCGCTGCTTTTTATTCCTTCCTCAGCATTTTGACTAAAAACGAAAAGGAAATGGAGCTCAGGGTCCCTGTTCACAGCCTGAGCAACTCCTCATTACCTTCGCTAACCAAACCAAAGGTGAGAATTTCTCAGAGAAAACTAGTGCCTGTACGTATTACCTACCCAATCTTATCTTCAACTCCTATTCGAATGGAATCCCAATCGCCTCTCCGCGCCACCCCAACCGAAGACCATCGCTCCACAGTAACCTCGTCTTCGCCCATCGAATCCG GAGCAAGACAAGGTCGAATCGGAGAAGTGAAGAGAGTCACCAGGGAAACTAATGTCTCGGTGAAGATAAACTTGGACGGTACAGGAATTGCTGATTCTAGTACTGGAATTCCATTTCTCGATCACATGTTAGAT CAACTTGCTTCGCATGGGCTGTTTGATGTTCATGTGAGGGCAACTGGGGACATTCACATCGATGATCATCACACTAACGAAGATGTTGCTCTTGCTATAGGAACG GCATTGCTGCAGGCTCTTGGTGACAGGAAAGGAATTAATCGGTTTGGTGACTTCTCAGCCCCTCTTGATGAGGCATTGATACATGTTTCATTG GATTTGTCTGGGCGGCCACATTTGAGTTATGATTTGGAAATTCCCACTCAGAGAGTTGGTACATATGACACTCAG TTGGTGGAGCACTTTTTCCAGTCTTTAGTGAATACTTCCGGTATGACACTTCACATTCGGCAG CTTGCTGGAAGAAATTCTCATCATATTATTGAAGCAACCTTCAAAGCATTTGCTAGAGCTCTTCGGCAAGCAACTGAATATGATCCACGTCGCCTTGGGACTGTGCCAAG TTCAAAAGGGGTGCTGTCACGAGCCTGA
- the LOC110654139 gene encoding photosystem II D1 precursor processing protein PSB27-H2, chloroplastic, with amino-acid sequence MAVLLTAKISPFTCQTSRKTSNPNNDSVCKLQLKCNSVVSSQAASSSRRHILVCSASFLAIQNLNCISMPLPVRAEEESNDQEEKDGVVGAIKSLFDRSEKTKSGKLLPRAYLKSAREVVKTLRESLNEDPKDIAKFRRTADAAKESIREYLSSWRGQEKVAHEESYVELEKAIRCLASFYSKAGPSAPLPEKVRSEILNDLSTAEEFL; translated from the exons ATGGCTGTGCTTCTTACTGCAAAGATATCCCCCTTCACTTGCCAAACATCGAGAAAAACCTCAAACCCCAACAATGACTCTGTCT GTAAACTGCAATTGAAGTGTAATTCTGTTGTGTCATCTCAAGCTGCTTCTTCAAGTCGTCGGCATATTCTAGTCTGCAGTGCTTCATTTCTTGCCATTCAGAATCTAAATTGCATCTCAATGCCATTGCCAGTAAGAGCGGAAGAGGAATCAAATGACCAAGAGGAGAAAGATGGAGTTGTTGGAGCCATTAAATCACTGTTTGATCGTAGTGAGAAAACCAAATCTGGGAAACTATTGCCCAGGGCTTACCTCAAGTCAGCACGAGAGGTTGTAAAGACACTGCGTGAGTCATTAAATGAAGACCCCAAGGATATTGCCAAATTTAGACGGACTGCAGATGCAGCAAAAGAGTCCATTAGAGAGTATCTGAGCAGTTGGAGAGGACAAGAAAAGGTGGCGCATGAG GAATCATATGTGGAACTAGAAAAGGCAATCAGATGTCTGGCCAGTTTCTACTCGAAGGCTGGCCCATCTGCACCACTTCCTGAAAAGGTCAGGTCTGAGATATTAAATGATTTGAGTACGGCTGAAGAATTTTTGTAG